One window from the genome of Synechococcus sp. PROS-7-1 encodes:
- the infA gene encoding translation initiation factor IF-1: MIETSGVIEKEQGNGFYLVTLEQPAGHQCLCRAAGKLTKFRIKLLAGDKVLVEISPYDLTRGRITYRERNAGAPGGRPGGNRPGGPRRR; this comes from the coding sequence ATGATTGAAACCTCGGGTGTGATTGAAAAAGAGCAGGGCAACGGGTTCTACCTGGTCACCCTCGAGCAGCCCGCAGGTCATCAATGCCTCTGCCGTGCGGCCGGCAAGCTCACCAAATTCAGGATCAAACTGCTCGCGGGTGACAAGGTGCTGGTGGAGATCAGTCCTTATGACCTCACCCGAGGTCGCATCACGTACCGGGAACGCAATGCTGGGGCACCAGGTGGTCGTCCCGGTGGCAACCGCCCCGGGGGACCGCGCCGCCGTTGA
- a CDS encoding Nif11-like leader peptide family natural product precursor, with translation MSESALVAFASLVQSDSQVREQVRQAESPQHVVDLAKEQGHEFTQATMMKMQAEKMKHLHDDHLNKASSWGEALLLCFGGHS, from the coding sequence GTGTCCGAGTCAGCCCTCGTTGCCTTTGCATCCCTGGTGCAGTCTGATTCTCAGGTGAGAGAGCAGGTCAGACAAGCCGAAAGCCCCCAGCATGTGGTGGATCTCGCCAAGGAGCAGGGTCATGAGTTCACCCAGGCAACGATGATGAAAATGCAGGCCGAAAAGATGAAGCACCTGCATGACGACCACCTGAACAAGGCCTCCAGCTGGGGAGAGGCTCTGCTTCTCTGCTTCGGAGGCCATTCCTGA
- a CDS encoding pseudouridine synthase, translating into MLLHKPFGVLSQFTREPGSRWGCLADWVDVPNVYAAGRLDADSEGLLLLTENGRLQQRLTDPRFGHWRTYWVQVEGLADDAQLASLEQGVVIKGQRTRPARASSLAPSIWRELPERTPPIRERRSIPTSWLSISLREGRNRQIRRMTAAVGLPTLRLIRSSIDLMDGNPPLSLEGLAPGQWRPVKPEEQERLKALLRPQGARR; encoded by the coding sequence CTGCTGCTTCACAAGCCATTTGGGGTTCTCAGTCAATTCACCCGAGAGCCCGGCAGTCGCTGGGGTTGCCTGGCCGACTGGGTTGACGTGCCGAATGTGTACGCAGCCGGCCGGCTGGACGCGGACAGTGAAGGATTGCTGCTCCTCACCGAAAACGGACGCCTGCAGCAACGGCTCACCGACCCCCGATTCGGCCACTGGCGAACCTATTGGGTGCAGGTGGAAGGTCTGGCGGACGATGCCCAACTGGCTTCCCTTGAACAAGGGGTGGTGATCAAAGGGCAGCGCACCCGTCCGGCCCGGGCGTCATCCCTCGCCCCAAGCATCTGGCGTGAACTGCCGGAGCGAACACCTCCCATCCGCGAGCGTCGCTCGATCCCCACCTCCTGGCTCAGCATCAGCCTGCGCGAAGGCCGCAACCGCCAAATCAGGCGGATGACCGCGGCCGTGGGCCTGCCGACCCTGCGCTTGATTCGCAGCAGCATCGATTTGATGGACGGCAACCCTCCTCTCAGCCTTGAGGGCCTGGCTCCCGGTCAATGGAGACCGGTCAAGCCGGAAGAACAGGAGCGACTCAAAGCCTTGCTCAGGCCCCAGGGAGCACGCCGGTGA
- a CDS encoding methyltransferase domain-containing protein: protein MAEQCCGPSLDQTEAVESRYGAAAHQQEACLCTPVAFDASLLQVIPAEVVERDYGCGDPTRWVQVGDDVLDLGSGSGKNAFICSQVVGERGSVIGVDRNDDMLALSCAAAPVVANRIGFANVRFVKGAIEALDAATASGSTLIESASVDVVLSNCVLNLVNPSARAALLANIRRVLRPGGRVAISDIVCDRPVPLSLQQDPELWSGCISGAWLEDAFLDDFRALGFEQVAYADRSDTPWRVVEGIEFRAVTLTGVLPGA, encoded by the coding sequence ATGGCTGAACAATGTTGTGGACCGTCTTTGGACCAGACCGAGGCCGTTGAATCACGGTATGGAGCAGCGGCCCATCAACAGGAAGCTTGCCTGTGCACCCCTGTCGCCTTTGACGCGTCACTGTTGCAGGTGATTCCTGCTGAAGTGGTGGAGCGCGACTACGGATGCGGTGATCCCACCCGATGGGTGCAGGTTGGCGACGATGTGCTCGATCTCGGAAGCGGCAGCGGAAAAAATGCCTTTATTTGCTCTCAGGTGGTTGGTGAACGCGGGTCGGTCATCGGTGTGGATCGCAACGACGACATGCTGGCCCTGTCCTGCGCGGCAGCTCCGGTGGTGGCCAACCGCATTGGATTCGCCAACGTGCGCTTTGTGAAGGGTGCGATTGAAGCCCTGGATGCTGCAACGGCATCAGGCTCCACCTTGATTGAATCCGCCAGCGTGGATGTGGTGTTGAGCAACTGTGTGCTCAATCTGGTGAACCCTTCGGCCCGTGCTGCACTTTTGGCCAACATCCGCCGGGTGTTGCGTCCGGGTGGGCGTGTCGCCATCAGCGACATCGTGTGCGATCGACCTGTGCCGCTGAGTCTTCAGCAGGATCCTGAACTCTGGAGCGGTTGCATCAGCGGCGCCTGGCTTGAGGATGCCTTTCTGGACGACTTCCGTGCCCTTGGTTTTGAGCAGGTTGCCTATGCCGACCGTTCCGACACGCCCTGGAGAGTGGTGGAGGGGATTGAGTTCCGGGCGGTCACCCTCACCGGCGTGCTCCCTGGGGCCTGA
- a CDS encoding NAD(P)H-binding protein, which produces MQVLVVGGTGTLGRQIARRALDQGHDVRCMVRSPRKAPFLQEWGCELTRGDLLEPASLDYALDGVDAVIDAATSRPNDPQSVYVTDWDGKLNLLRACERAGVKRFVFLSLLGAEKHRDVPLMDIKYCTEKLLQESDLDYTILQGAAFMQGVISQFAIPVLESQTVWVSGSPTPIAYMNTQDMARFAVAALDHPETVRGSFPVVGPKAWNTGEVVQLCELASGKSARVFRVPPVLMRLMEGACSFFEPAVNVAERLAFAEVTGGGGALDAPMESSYSHFGIDASEVTGLEEYIREYYDTILKRLRAMEADLDRDAKKKLPF; this is translated from the coding sequence ATGCAGGTTCTGGTGGTTGGTGGTACGGGAACCCTGGGCAGGCAGATTGCCCGTCGTGCCTTGGATCAGGGTCACGATGTGCGCTGCATGGTGCGTTCTCCGCGCAAAGCCCCCTTTCTGCAGGAGTGGGGGTGTGAGCTCACCCGCGGTGATCTGCTCGAGCCGGCCAGCCTCGATTACGCCCTCGATGGGGTGGACGCTGTGATCGATGCGGCCACCAGCCGCCCCAACGATCCCCAGAGTGTTTATGTCACCGACTGGGACGGCAAACTCAATCTGCTCAGAGCCTGTGAACGCGCCGGGGTGAAGCGGTTTGTGTTTCTCTCCCTGCTGGGCGCAGAGAAGCACCGCGATGTTCCATTGATGGACATCAAGTACTGCACCGAGAAGCTGCTCCAGGAGTCAGACCTCGACTACACCATCCTCCAGGGTGCTGCCTTCATGCAGGGGGTGATCAGTCAGTTCGCGATTCCGGTGCTGGAGAGCCAGACCGTCTGGGTGAGCGGCAGTCCCACGCCGATTGCCTACATGAACACCCAAGACATGGCCCGCTTTGCGGTGGCTGCTCTGGATCATCCGGAAACGGTGCGCGGCAGTTTCCCGGTGGTCGGTCCGAAAGCCTGGAATACAGGCGAGGTGGTTCAGCTCTGTGAGCTGGCCTCCGGGAAGTCAGCTCGGGTGTTCCGCGTGCCCCCCGTGCTGATGCGATTGATGGAAGGTGCCTGCTCCTTCTTCGAGCCTGCGGTGAATGTGGCGGAGCGTTTGGCTTTTGCCGAAGTCACCGGTGGCGGCGGTGCCCTCGATGCACCGATGGAGTCCAGCTACAGCCATTTCGGCATCGATGCTTCGGAGGTCACCGGCCTGGAGGAGTACATCCGGGAGTACTACGACACGATTCTCAAGCGCTTGCGTGCCATGGAGGCGGATCTCGACAGGGACGCCAAGAAAAAGCTGCCGTTCTGA
- the petM gene encoding cytochrome b6-f complex subunit PetM, producing the protein MASEIFGIAAVFWVLIPVGLAGGALLLKLQKD; encoded by the coding sequence ATGGCTTCAGAGATTTTCGGCATTGCAGCGGTGTTCTGGGTGCTGATTCCTGTGGGTCTGGCCGGTGGTGCCCTGCTCCTGAAGCTTCAGAAGGACTGA
- a CDS encoding N2,N2-dimethylguanosine tRNA methyltransferase has translation MVAGTRLDSQDPHYREGAACLQTGSGFFRVQSRPSRDLSVLLAAHQATRAEGPQHWLDLMAGCGIRGLRWGLESAPQSPHPLALWLNDADPERMDSLQANLKPLSGHAGVDLALSQQPAERLLRQAYLDQRRFDLIDLDAFGCPNGLLQSALAVLRFGGVLILASTDGRSPTGHDRVAAVRRFAAAARAHPSSWELALRLQLAALAREAWMLGRGLEPLACFSDGRTFRLAVRLHRRVGADEEGSLGLLARCEHCGDQAVQPVLKLSGWRACSCLSEVGRWAVSGPLWLGPLQSPALLQELLTLSEAMPHSLAPPSRRLLERLQADPGLPVCCWSTDELAQRLGLAGPPPLHRLVQALQGDGYWAGVSGVMAGQLRTDAPWKVLLQRCADLA, from the coding sequence GTGGTTGCAGGCACGCGGCTGGACTCCCAGGATCCTCACTATCGCGAAGGCGCGGCCTGTTTGCAGACGGGATCGGGCTTCTTCCGGGTGCAGTCCCGCCCGTCCCGGGACTTGTCTGTTCTTCTGGCTGCCCATCAGGCCACCCGGGCCGAGGGGCCCCAGCACTGGCTGGACCTGATGGCCGGTTGCGGCATTCGTGGCTTGCGCTGGGGGCTGGAAAGCGCGCCCCAGTCGCCGCACCCGCTGGCGCTCTGGCTGAATGACGCCGATCCCGAGCGCATGGACTCCCTCCAGGCCAATCTCAAGCCGCTGTCTGGCCACGCCGGCGTGGACCTCGCGCTCAGCCAACAGCCTGCCGAACGTTTGCTGCGGCAGGCCTATCTCGATCAGCGCCGTTTCGATCTGATTGATCTCGATGCCTTTGGTTGCCCGAACGGGCTGTTGCAGTCGGCACTGGCGGTGCTGCGCTTCGGTGGGGTGTTGATCCTCGCCAGCACCGATGGTCGCTCGCCCACAGGCCATGACCGGGTGGCCGCTGTGCGGCGGTTTGCTGCGGCAGCACGGGCCCATCCATCCAGCTGGGAGTTGGCCTTGCGGCTGCAACTTGCAGCGTTAGCGCGGGAGGCCTGGATGTTGGGCCGAGGGCTTGAACCGCTGGCTTGCTTCAGCGATGGGCGAACCTTCCGCTTGGCTGTGCGCCTGCATCGCCGTGTTGGTGCGGATGAGGAAGGCAGCCTGGGCCTCCTCGCCCGCTGCGAACACTGCGGTGATCAAGCCGTTCAGCCTGTGCTGAAGCTCAGCGGCTGGCGGGCCTGCTCTTGCTTGTCTGAGGTGGGGCGCTGGGCGGTGTCGGGGCCACTCTGGCTGGGTCCATTGCAGTCCCCGGCGCTGCTGCAGGAGCTGCTCACCCTGAGTGAAGCCATGCCCCACTCCCTGGCGCCCCCCAGCCGGCGGCTGCTCGAGCGCTTGCAGGCGGATCCGGGGTTACCGGTGTGTTGCTGGTCCACCGATGAGCTGGCGCAACGCCTCGGGCTTGCCGGCCCGCCTCCCTTGCACAGGCTTGTGCAGGCGCTGCAGGGGGATGGCTATTGGGCTGGCGTCAGTGGCGTGATGGCCGGGCAGCTACGCACGGATGCGCCATGGAAGGTGTTGTTACAACGGTGTGCCGATCTGGCCTGA
- a CDS encoding alpha/beta fold hydrolase: MPATTLQPASTGADWGDAATWTWQGFQCHWRVLGARSAPAVVLLHGFGASSSHWRHNAGPLADAGYRVYGLDLIGFGRSDQPGLQRRMALDNRLWGRQLAAFLEQVVQSPAVLVGNSLGGLTALTTAVLAPRLVAAVAAAPLPDPALINPVALRQKRGARRLRRAIVTVLCRLLPLELVVPFISRTPLLKAGLQGAYNRPIGMDRELQRLIAQPARRRTAPRALRAMSVGMALRPRGATAPALLQQLRQSPQPPPVLLLWGRDDRFVPLLIGERVQTEHPWIELKVVENSGHCPHDETPERFHQELLHWLDRNLGHEHAPRIEQQA; encoded by the coding sequence GTGCCTGCAACCACCCTCCAGCCTGCCTCCACCGGTGCTGACTGGGGCGATGCGGCCACCTGGACATGGCAGGGATTCCAGTGCCACTGGCGCGTTCTCGGCGCCAGAAGCGCCCCTGCAGTCGTTCTGCTGCACGGCTTCGGCGCCAGCAGCAGCCACTGGCGTCACAACGCCGGCCCTCTGGCTGACGCTGGCTACCGCGTGTATGGCTTGGATCTGATCGGCTTCGGCCGCTCTGACCAGCCTGGCCTTCAGCGCCGGATGGCCCTCGACAACCGCTTGTGGGGACGGCAACTGGCCGCCTTTCTCGAACAGGTGGTGCAGTCACCGGCGGTGCTGGTGGGCAACTCCCTGGGCGGTCTGACCGCTCTCACCACCGCCGTGCTGGCCCCCCGACTGGTGGCAGCGGTGGCCGCCGCCCCCCTGCCGGACCCAGCGCTGATCAACCCGGTCGCCTTACGACAAAAGCGAGGGGCGAGGCGACTCAGGCGCGCCATCGTGACGGTGCTGTGCAGGTTGCTGCCGCTGGAGCTGGTGGTGCCGTTCATCAGTCGCACGCCACTGCTCAAGGCAGGACTACAAGGGGCCTACAACCGTCCCATCGGCATGGACCGGGAACTGCAGCGCCTGATCGCTCAGCCAGCGCGACGACGCACGGCACCCAGAGCGCTGCGGGCGATGAGCGTCGGCATGGCCCTGCGCCCAAGAGGCGCCACGGCACCGGCCCTGCTGCAGCAGCTGCGCCAAAGCCCGCAGCCCCCACCCGTGCTGTTGCTCTGGGGACGTGACGATCGCTTCGTGCCGTTGCTCATCGGTGAACGTGTGCAGACCGAACACCCCTGGATTGAGCTCAAGGTGGTGGAGAACAGTGGCCATTGCCCCCATGACGAAACCCCCGAACGGTTTCATCAGGAGCTGCTGCACTGGCTGGACCGTAATTTGGGACACGAACACGCACCCAGGATCGAGCAACAGGCATGA
- the ilvN gene encoding acetolactate synthase small subunit: MKHTLSVLVEDESGALSRIAGLFARRGFNIDSLAVGPAEAEGHSRLTMVVEGDQQTLQQMTKQLDKLVNVLQVLDLSQRPAVERELMLMKVSAPASQRSAILELVQVFRAKVVDVADDALTLEVVGDPGKLVALERLMAPYGIQEIARTGKVALERASGVNTELLKASISGGRVPA; encoded by the coding sequence ATGAAGCACACCCTGTCGGTTCTGGTGGAAGACGAATCCGGTGCCCTCAGCCGCATTGCCGGTTTGTTCGCCCGGCGAGGCTTCAATATCGACAGCTTGGCCGTGGGCCCTGCGGAGGCGGAGGGACACTCGCGGCTGACGATGGTGGTGGAGGGCGATCAGCAGACCCTCCAGCAGATGACCAAACAGCTGGACAAGCTGGTGAATGTTCTGCAGGTGCTCGATCTGTCCCAGCGCCCCGCAGTGGAACGGGAACTGATGTTGATGAAGGTGTCGGCACCCGCCAGTCAGCGCAGCGCCATTCTCGAGCTGGTGCAGGTTTTCCGGGCCAAGGTGGTGGATGTGGCCGACGACGCCCTCACCCTGGAGGTTGTGGGCGATCCAGGAAAACTGGTGGCGCTTGAACGCTTGATGGCTCCCTATGGCATTCAGGAAATCGCGCGCACAGGGAAGGTCGCCTTGGAACGTGCCTCAGGTGTGAACACGGAACTTCTCAAAGCCTCGATCTCAGGCGGGCGGGTTCCGGCCTGA
- a CDS encoding peptidylprolyl isomerase: protein MLHRTFRALITLALCVPLLVSCATTTTASVPDGCEQASSPCLQGKASVAMETSRGTITLELDGNAAPVTAGNFVDLVKRGTYNGTVFHRVVREPVPFVVQGGDPASSNPQTPKAQYGNGSFIDPESGQARFIPLEVAFDGEDQPRYGRVVSNPSELLKLKLSHARGALAMARSQSPDSASAQFYIALKPLPELDGRYAVFGRVTEGMDVVDAIRQDDKIIKATLLTPGL from the coding sequence ATGCTCCACCGTACATTTCGCGCTCTGATCACCCTGGCGCTCTGCGTTCCTCTGTTGGTGAGCTGTGCCACCACCACCACCGCCTCTGTTCCGGATGGGTGTGAGCAGGCCTCGAGCCCCTGCCTTCAGGGCAAGGCCAGCGTTGCTATGGAGACCAGCCGCGGAACGATCACCCTTGAGCTGGATGGCAATGCGGCTCCGGTTACGGCCGGCAATTTTGTGGATCTGGTGAAGCGCGGCACTTACAACGGCACCGTGTTTCATCGCGTTGTGAGGGAGCCCGTTCCGTTTGTGGTGCAGGGAGGCGATCCTGCCTCGAGCAATCCCCAAACGCCCAAGGCTCAATACGGCAACGGCAGCTTCATCGATCCTGAGAGCGGCCAGGCCCGCTTCATTCCCCTGGAGGTGGCGTTTGACGGTGAGGATCAACCCCGCTACGGGCGCGTGGTGAGCAACCCCAGCGAACTGCTGAAGCTGAAGCTCAGTCATGCCCGCGGCGCCCTGGCCATGGCCCGATCCCAGTCACCGGATTCTGCGAGCGCGCAGTTCTACATCGCCTTGAAGCCCCTGCCAGAACTGGATGGTCGCTACGCCGTCTTCGGCCGAGTCACCGAGGGCATGGACGTGGTGGATGCCATCCGTCAGGACGACAAGATCATCAAAGCCACCCTGCTCACGCCTGGGCTCTGA
- a CDS encoding photosystem I assembly protein Ycf4: protein MAAELLEQPVLGSRRLSNILVAAMVTIGGVGFLFASLSSYLGRDLLPLGHPAGLVFVPQGLVMGLYSIAAALLATYLWAVIAIDVGSGSNRFDKQAGVITISRRGFRKPISVEIPLKDVQAVKVEVRDGFNTRRRVSLRVQGRRDMPLTRVGEPLPLAQLEQDGAELARFLGVNLEGL, encoded by the coding sequence ATGGCCGCTGAACTGCTCGAACAGCCGGTGCTGGGATCGCGCCGCCTGTCCAACATCCTGGTTGCTGCCATGGTCACCATCGGCGGAGTGGGTTTCCTGTTCGCCTCCTTGTCCAGTTATCTCGGTCGGGACCTGCTGCCCCTAGGACATCCGGCCGGGTTGGTGTTTGTCCCGCAAGGGCTGGTGATGGGTCTTTACAGCATTGCTGCAGCCCTTCTGGCCACATACCTCTGGGCGGTGATCGCCATCGATGTGGGATCGGGCTCCAACCGCTTCGACAAGCAGGCCGGGGTGATCACGATCTCCCGCCGTGGATTCCGCAAGCCGATCAGCGTTGAAATTCCTTTGAAGGATGTTCAGGCTGTGAAGGTGGAAGTGCGCGATGGTTTCAACACGCGCAGGCGCGTGTCCTTGCGCGTGCAGGGCCGGCGCGACATGCCGCTCACCCGCGTGGGAGAACCTCTCCCCCTCGCCCAGCTGGAGCAGGATGGAGCCGAACTCGCCCGGTTTCTGGGCGTGAATCTCGAGGGACTCTGA
- the psbD gene encoding photosystem II D2 protein (photosystem q(a) protein), which yields MTIAVGRAPQRGWFDVLDDWLKRDRFVFVGWSGILLFPTAYLAIGGWLTGTTFVTSWYTHGIASSYLEGCNFLTAAVSTPADAMGHSLLLLWGPEAQGDFVRWCQLGGLWAFVALHGAFALIGFMLRQFEIARLVGIRPYNAIAFSGPIAVFVSVFLMYPLGQSSWFFAPSFGVAAIFRFLLFLQGFHNWTLNPFHMMGVAGILGGALLCAIHGATVENTLFEDGEQANTFKAFEPTQEEETYSMVTANRFWSQIFGIAFSNKRWLHFFMLFVPVMGLWTSSIGIIGLALNLRAYDFVSQEIRAAEDPEFETFYTKNILLNEGLRAWMAPADQPHENFVFPEEVLPRGNAL from the coding sequence ATGACGATCGCTGTAGGACGCGCGCCACAGCGGGGATGGTTTGACGTCCTCGATGACTGGCTCAAGCGCGACCGCTTCGTATTTGTCGGCTGGTCCGGCATTCTTCTCTTCCCAACGGCCTATCTGGCCATCGGTGGCTGGCTCACTGGCACCACCTTTGTCACCTCCTGGTACACCCACGGCATTGCCTCGTCGTACCTGGAAGGTTGCAACTTCCTCACCGCTGCTGTGTCCACCCCCGCTGATGCGATGGGTCACAGCCTGCTTCTTCTCTGGGGACCTGAGGCCCAGGGCGACTTCGTTCGCTGGTGTCAGCTCGGCGGCCTCTGGGCCTTCGTGGCACTCCACGGCGCCTTCGCTCTGATCGGCTTCATGCTCCGTCAGTTCGAGATTGCTCGTCTGGTGGGCATCCGCCCTTACAACGCCATCGCCTTCTCCGGTCCGATTGCGGTGTTCGTCAGCGTCTTCCTGATGTACCCCCTCGGCCAGAGCAGCTGGTTCTTCGCGCCCTCCTTCGGTGTGGCTGCGATCTTCCGCTTCCTCCTCTTCCTCCAGGGCTTCCACAACTGGACCCTGAACCCCTTCCACATGATGGGCGTGGCCGGCATCCTCGGCGGCGCACTGCTGTGTGCCATTCACGGCGCCACCGTGGAAAACACCCTGTTTGAGGACGGCGAGCAGGCCAACACCTTCAAGGCGTTCGAGCCCACTCAGGAAGAAGAGACCTATTCCATGGTCACCGCCAACCGCTTCTGGAGCCAGATCTTCGGAATTGCGTTCTCCAACAAGCGCTGGCTGCACTTCTTCATGCTGTTCGTGCCTGTGATGGGCCTGTGGACCAGCTCCATCGGCATCATCGGCCTGGCCCTCAACCTGCGCGCCTACGACTTCGTGTCGCAGGAAATCCGCGCTGCAGAAGATCCCGAATTCGAGACCTTCTACACCAAGAACATCCTTCTCAATGAAGGTCTGCGTGCCTGGATGGCACCGGCTGACCAGCCGCACGAAAACTTCGTCTTCCCTGAAGAGGTTCTGCCCCGTGGAAACGCCCTTTAA